In Manduca sexta isolate Smith_Timp_Sample1 chromosome 23, JHU_Msex_v1.0, whole genome shotgun sequence, one DNA window encodes the following:
- the LOC115449398 gene encoding carcinine transporter isoform X2, which translates to MKRHDNNSADYGTQRKQTVNDSSDDAIDLDDLLPKIGEFGLYQKLLLWLVCLPACLPCGFCAFNQLFMTDVPDHWCRVPELVSLNLTQQEIKILSIPKIHNTSFEKCLRYAVNWSTIKRADIFNTFNESWPVEPCLDGYVYNTSVVTSSIVIDFDLVCEYDVYPTLGLVALNVGGPIGVYTFGYLNDRIGRKKSFFLCLSTLLLGSIMTAYAHEYWFWVLARVIVGLTIPAVYQIPFIISLELAGPNYRSFVTVMTCVFYTLGLILLSGVTYLLRDWRSLALATSVPFLLYYLYWFVLPESPRWLLMRERLEEANNILKTIAKVNGNEMPPDYTHKLQKQVLELKEKGCSETKTASVLGLCRTPNMRLKTCLITLNWCASEMVYVGLSYYGPAIGDNQYMSFFLSSVVEIPSYIVCWILMDRIGRRWPLCLSMIISDAVTETLILYLISKCFISASFLIIYPYAGELYPTELRGVGIGTSAYIGGLGLIIIPFINYLGSSNLVLPLVVMGAVSVVGGLSALRLPETLHCPLPQTAEEGEEFGKDWTYADCLICGDQRKVAATDSYENLDQLELTQAPLMEDEVPEMNATRRRSSMRKLVRQTSTVETQKDIDGNLKMTYWF; encoded by the exons ATGAAGAGACACGATAATAATTCTGCAGATTATGGAACTCAAAGAAAACAGACG gTCAATGACTCCAGTGACGATGCTATTGATCTGGATGATTTATTGCCAAAGATCGGAGAGTTTGGATTGTATCAAAAACTACTTCTGTGGCTGGTATGTTTACCAGCCTGTTTGCCTTGTGGATTTTGCGCTTTCAACCAATTATTTATGACAGACGTACCTGACCACTGGTGTCGAGTGCCAGAACTAGTCTCATTAAACTTAACGCAacaggaaataaaaatactatctatACCGAAAATA CACAATACATCTTTTGAAAAATGCCTACGATACGCAGTAAATTGGTCAACAATAAAAAGAGCagacatttttaatacatttaatgaaTCTTGGCCGGTAGAGCCTTGTTTGGATGGATATGTATACAATACTTCAGTAGTAACTTCTTCCATTGTGATTGAC TTTGATTTAGTTTGCGAATATGATGTTTATCCAACGCTTGGATTAGTAGCACTTAACGTTGGAGGGCCAATAGGAGTTTATACTTTTGGATACTTAAATGACCGCATCGGCCGAAAGAAATCTTTCTTTCTCTGTTTAAGCACATTGTTACTTGGTAGTATAATGACTGCGTACGCACATGAATACTGGTTTTGGGTTCTAGCTAGAGTAATTGTTGGTCTAACTATCCCTGCAGTATATCAAATACCATTTATAATTT cTCTAGAATTAGCCGGGCCCAATTATCGATCCTTCGTAACAGTAATGACTTGCGTATTTTATACATTGGGGTTGATATTACTTTCTGGTGTTACATATTTGTTACGAGATTGGAGATCCTTGGCATTAGCTACATCCGTCCCGTTCCTGTTATATTATCTCTATTGGTTCGTTCTACCGGAATCACCTAGATGGCTACTTATGCGAGAAAGATTAGAGGAGGCAAATAACATACTTAAAACTATAGCAAAAGTAAACGGAAATGAAATGCCACCAGATTACACACATAAACTACAGAAACAAGTTTTAGAACTGAAAGAAAAAGGGTGTTCAGAAACTAAAACTGCGAGCGTTCTTGGGCTATGTAGAACGCCAAATATGAGGCTAAAAACTtgcttaattacattaaattggTGCGCCTCGGAGATGGTTTACGTGGGGTTGAGCTATTACGGACCTGCGATCGGAGACAATCAGTACATGAGCTTCTTCTTATCGTCAGTCGTGGAAATACCAAGTTACATAGTTTGTTGGATACTTATGGACCGCATCGGCAGACGATGGCCTCTGTGTTTATCAATGATAATAAGCG ATGCAGTTACTGAAACTCTTATTCTGTATTTAATATCTAAATGCTTTATATCAGCATCGTTCTTAATAATATACCCATACGCAGGCGAATTATATCCGACTGAATTACGAGGAGTTGGCATTGGTACGTCTGCATATATTGGAGGCTTGGGGCTCATAATTAtaccttttataaattatttg GGTTCAAGTAACTTAGTATTGCCCTTGGTGGTTATGGGCGCAGTATCGGTGGTAGGCGGTTTAAGTGCACTACGTTTGCCTGAAACCCTACACTGTCCACTACCTCAAACTGCAGAAGAAGGTGAAGAGTTTGGTAAAGACTGGACGTACGCTGATTGCCTTATCTGCGGAGATCAAag AAAAGTTGCAGCCACGGATTCTTATGAAAATTTGGACCAACTGGAACTGACCCAAGCTCCTTTGATGGAGGATGAAGTACCTGAAATGAATGCCACTAGACGACGCAGTTCAATGCGGAAACTAGTACGACAAACTAGCACTGTTGAGACACAGAAAGATATAGATGGAAATTTGAAAATGACTTATtggttttga
- the LOC115449398 gene encoding carcinine transporter isoform X1, giving the protein MKRHDNNSADYGTQRKQTVNDSSDDAIDLDDLLPKIGEFGLYQKLLLWLVCLPACLPCGFCAFNQLFMTDVPDHWCRVPELVSLNLTQQEIKILSIPKIHNTSFEKCLRYAVNWSTIKRADIFNTFNESWPVEPCLDGYVYNTSVVTSSIVIDFDLVCEYDVYPTLGLVALNVGGPIGVYTFGYLNDRIGRKKSFFLCLSTLLLGSIMTAYAHEYWFWVLARVIVGLTIPAVYQIPFIISLELAGPNYRSFVTVMTCVFYTLGLILLSGVTYLLRDWRSLALATSVPFLLYYLYWFVLPESPRWLLMRERLEEANNILKTIAKVNGNEMPPDYTHKLQKQVLELKEKGCSETKTASVLGLCRTPNMRLKTCLITLNWCASEMVYVGLSYYGPAIGDNQYMSFFLSSVVEIPSYIVCWILMDRIGRRWPLCLSMIISGIFCIVTVLLPSDAVTETLILYLISKCFISASFLIIYPYAGELYPTELRGVGIGTSAYIGGLGLIIIPFINYLGSSNLVLPLVVMGAVSVVGGLSALRLPETLHCPLPQTAEEGEEFGKDWTYADCLICGDQRKVAATDSYENLDQLELTQAPLMEDEVPEMNATRRRSSMRKLVRQTSTVETQKDIDGNLKMTYWF; this is encoded by the exons ATGAAGAGACACGATAATAATTCTGCAGATTATGGAACTCAAAGAAAACAGACG gTCAATGACTCCAGTGACGATGCTATTGATCTGGATGATTTATTGCCAAAGATCGGAGAGTTTGGATTGTATCAAAAACTACTTCTGTGGCTGGTATGTTTACCAGCCTGTTTGCCTTGTGGATTTTGCGCTTTCAACCAATTATTTATGACAGACGTACCTGACCACTGGTGTCGAGTGCCAGAACTAGTCTCATTAAACTTAACGCAacaggaaataaaaatactatctatACCGAAAATA CACAATACATCTTTTGAAAAATGCCTACGATACGCAGTAAATTGGTCAACAATAAAAAGAGCagacatttttaatacatttaatgaaTCTTGGCCGGTAGAGCCTTGTTTGGATGGATATGTATACAATACTTCAGTAGTAACTTCTTCCATTGTGATTGAC TTTGATTTAGTTTGCGAATATGATGTTTATCCAACGCTTGGATTAGTAGCACTTAACGTTGGAGGGCCAATAGGAGTTTATACTTTTGGATACTTAAATGACCGCATCGGCCGAAAGAAATCTTTCTTTCTCTGTTTAAGCACATTGTTACTTGGTAGTATAATGACTGCGTACGCACATGAATACTGGTTTTGGGTTCTAGCTAGAGTAATTGTTGGTCTAACTATCCCTGCAGTATATCAAATACCATTTATAATTT cTCTAGAATTAGCCGGGCCCAATTATCGATCCTTCGTAACAGTAATGACTTGCGTATTTTATACATTGGGGTTGATATTACTTTCTGGTGTTACATATTTGTTACGAGATTGGAGATCCTTGGCATTAGCTACATCCGTCCCGTTCCTGTTATATTATCTCTATTGGTTCGTTCTACCGGAATCACCTAGATGGCTACTTATGCGAGAAAGATTAGAGGAGGCAAATAACATACTTAAAACTATAGCAAAAGTAAACGGAAATGAAATGCCACCAGATTACACACATAAACTACAGAAACAAGTTTTAGAACTGAAAGAAAAAGGGTGTTCAGAAACTAAAACTGCGAGCGTTCTTGGGCTATGTAGAACGCCAAATATGAGGCTAAAAACTtgcttaattacattaaattggTGCGCCTCGGAGATGGTTTACGTGGGGTTGAGCTATTACGGACCTGCGATCGGAGACAATCAGTACATGAGCTTCTTCTTATCGTCAGTCGTGGAAATACCAAGTTACATAGTTTGTTGGATACTTATGGACCGCATCGGCAGACGATGGCCTCTGTGTTTATCAATGATAATAAGCGGTATATTTTGCATCGTGACAGTTTTATTGCCTAGTG ATGCAGTTACTGAAACTCTTATTCTGTATTTAATATCTAAATGCTTTATATCAGCATCGTTCTTAATAATATACCCATACGCAGGCGAATTATATCCGACTGAATTACGAGGAGTTGGCATTGGTACGTCTGCATATATTGGAGGCTTGGGGCTCATAATTAtaccttttataaattatttg GGTTCAAGTAACTTAGTATTGCCCTTGGTGGTTATGGGCGCAGTATCGGTGGTAGGCGGTTTAAGTGCACTACGTTTGCCTGAAACCCTACACTGTCCACTACCTCAAACTGCAGAAGAAGGTGAAGAGTTTGGTAAAGACTGGACGTACGCTGATTGCCTTATCTGCGGAGATCAAag AAAAGTTGCAGCCACGGATTCTTATGAAAATTTGGACCAACTGGAACTGACCCAAGCTCCTTTGATGGAGGATGAAGTACCTGAAATGAATGCCACTAGACGACGCAGTTCAATGCGGAAACTAGTACGACAAACTAGCACTGTTGAGACACAGAAAGATATAGATGGAAATTTGAAAATGACTTATtggttttga
- the LOC115449398 gene encoding carcinine transporter isoform X3: MTDVPDHWCRVPELVSLNLTQQEIKILSIPKIHNTSFEKCLRYAVNWSTIKRADIFNTFNESWPVEPCLDGYVYNTSVVTSSIVIDFDLVCEYDVYPTLGLVALNVGGPIGVYTFGYLNDRIGRKKSFFLCLSTLLLGSIMTAYAHEYWFWVLARVIVGLTIPAVYQIPFIISLELAGPNYRSFVTVMTCVFYTLGLILLSGVTYLLRDWRSLALATSVPFLLYYLYWFVLPESPRWLLMRERLEEANNILKTIAKVNGNEMPPDYTHKLQKQVLELKEKGCSETKTASVLGLCRTPNMRLKTCLITLNWCASEMVYVGLSYYGPAIGDNQYMSFFLSSVVEIPSYIVCWILMDRIGRRWPLCLSMIISGIFCIVTVLLPSDAVTETLILYLISKCFISASFLIIYPYAGELYPTELRGVGIGTSAYIGGLGLIIIPFINYLGSSNLVLPLVVMGAVSVVGGLSALRLPETLHCPLPQTAEEGEEFGKDWTYADCLICGDQRKVAATDSYENLDQLELTQAPLMEDEVPEMNATRRRSSMRKLVRQTSTVETQKDIDGNLKMTYWF; this comes from the exons ATGACAGACGTACCTGACCACTGGTGTCGAGTGCCAGAACTAGTCTCATTAAACTTAACGCAacaggaaataaaaatactatctatACCGAAAATA CACAATACATCTTTTGAAAAATGCCTACGATACGCAGTAAATTGGTCAACAATAAAAAGAGCagacatttttaatacatttaatgaaTCTTGGCCGGTAGAGCCTTGTTTGGATGGATATGTATACAATACTTCAGTAGTAACTTCTTCCATTGTGATTGAC TTTGATTTAGTTTGCGAATATGATGTTTATCCAACGCTTGGATTAGTAGCACTTAACGTTGGAGGGCCAATAGGAGTTTATACTTTTGGATACTTAAATGACCGCATCGGCCGAAAGAAATCTTTCTTTCTCTGTTTAAGCACATTGTTACTTGGTAGTATAATGACTGCGTACGCACATGAATACTGGTTTTGGGTTCTAGCTAGAGTAATTGTTGGTCTAACTATCCCTGCAGTATATCAAATACCATTTATAATTT cTCTAGAATTAGCCGGGCCCAATTATCGATCCTTCGTAACAGTAATGACTTGCGTATTTTATACATTGGGGTTGATATTACTTTCTGGTGTTACATATTTGTTACGAGATTGGAGATCCTTGGCATTAGCTACATCCGTCCCGTTCCTGTTATATTATCTCTATTGGTTCGTTCTACCGGAATCACCTAGATGGCTACTTATGCGAGAAAGATTAGAGGAGGCAAATAACATACTTAAAACTATAGCAAAAGTAAACGGAAATGAAATGCCACCAGATTACACACATAAACTACAGAAACAAGTTTTAGAACTGAAAGAAAAAGGGTGTTCAGAAACTAAAACTGCGAGCGTTCTTGGGCTATGTAGAACGCCAAATATGAGGCTAAAAACTtgcttaattacattaaattggTGCGCCTCGGAGATGGTTTACGTGGGGTTGAGCTATTACGGACCTGCGATCGGAGACAATCAGTACATGAGCTTCTTCTTATCGTCAGTCGTGGAAATACCAAGTTACATAGTTTGTTGGATACTTATGGACCGCATCGGCAGACGATGGCCTCTGTGTTTATCAATGATAATAAGCGGTATATTTTGCATCGTGACAGTTTTATTGCCTAGTG ATGCAGTTACTGAAACTCTTATTCTGTATTTAATATCTAAATGCTTTATATCAGCATCGTTCTTAATAATATACCCATACGCAGGCGAATTATATCCGACTGAATTACGAGGAGTTGGCATTGGTACGTCTGCATATATTGGAGGCTTGGGGCTCATAATTAtaccttttataaattatttg GGTTCAAGTAACTTAGTATTGCCCTTGGTGGTTATGGGCGCAGTATCGGTGGTAGGCGGTTTAAGTGCACTACGTTTGCCTGAAACCCTACACTGTCCACTACCTCAAACTGCAGAAGAAGGTGAAGAGTTTGGTAAAGACTGGACGTACGCTGATTGCCTTATCTGCGGAGATCAAag AAAAGTTGCAGCCACGGATTCTTATGAAAATTTGGACCAACTGGAACTGACCCAAGCTCCTTTGATGGAGGATGAAGTACCTGAAATGAATGCCACTAGACGACGCAGTTCAATGCGGAAACTAGTACGACAAACTAGCACTGTTGAGACACAGAAAGATATAGATGGAAATTTGAAAATGACTTATtggttttga